The following proteins are co-located in the Mesorhizobium australicum WSM2073 genome:
- the aztC gene encoding zinc ABC transporter substrate-binding protein AztC: MLKTIRAGLTLSVITLTAFGASSAFAAPLKVVASFTVIADFAKNVGGDRVAITTIVGPDGDAHVYEPSPADAVAMAKADIVLVNGLHFEGFLQRLVDASATKASIVTLTKGVTPIDFKPEFAEADAAEGAGTGKTVTDPHAFQSIANARIYVKNIAEAFCAADSDGCVSYQTNAAAYTKKLDALEGEVKAAIQSIPEAKRVVITSHDAFGYFEHEYGLTFLAPQGISTDSEPSAADVAKLVEQVKQDKAAAIFVENITNTRLIEQIASETGIKVGGTLYSDALSQPDGPGSTYIDMMHNNIRQIKGAILGS; the protein is encoded by the coding sequence ATGCTGAAAACGATCCGTGCCGGCCTGACATTGAGCGTTATAACATTAACTGCCTTTGGCGCATCATCGGCCTTCGCTGCGCCGCTGAAGGTGGTCGCCAGCTTTACGGTCATTGCCGACTTTGCCAAAAACGTCGGCGGCGACCGCGTCGCGATCACCACGATCGTCGGGCCGGATGGCGACGCCCATGTCTATGAGCCAAGCCCTGCCGACGCGGTCGCCATGGCGAAGGCCGACATCGTGCTGGTCAACGGCCTGCATTTCGAAGGTTTCCTGCAGCGGCTGGTCGATGCCAGCGCCACCAAGGCCTCGATCGTCACGCTGACCAAGGGTGTGACGCCGATCGACTTCAAGCCTGAATTCGCCGAAGCCGACGCGGCCGAAGGCGCCGGCACCGGCAAGACGGTCACCGATCCGCACGCCTTCCAGTCGATCGCCAATGCCAGGATCTATGTGAAGAACATCGCCGAAGCTTTCTGTGCGGCCGACAGCGACGGCTGCGTCAGCTACCAGACCAATGCCGCCGCCTACACCAAGAAGCTCGACGCGCTGGAAGGCGAAGTGAAGGCGGCGATCCAGTCGATCCCCGAGGCAAAGCGCGTCGTCATCACCTCGCATGACGCCTTCGGCTATTTCGAGCACGAATACGGCCTGACTTTCCTCGCCCCGCAAGGTATCTCGACCGATTCCGAGCCGTCGGCCGCCGATGTCGCCAAGTTGGTCGAGCAGGTCAAGCAGGACAAGGCTGCGGCCATCTTCGTCGAGAACATCACCAACACTCGCCTGATCGAGCAGATTGCCAGCGAGACCGGCATCAAGGTCGGCGGCACGCTTTACTCGGACGCGCTGTCGCAGCCCGACGGCCCCGGCTCGACCTATATCGACATGATGCACAACAACATCCGCCAGATCAAAGGCGCCATTCTCGGCAGCTGA
- a CDS encoding TIGR01244 family sulfur transferase — translation MEYRQISEDYSVSGQIQPEDVAAIKEAGFKSVICNRPDDEQPGQPSADTLKAAVEAAGLAFRYIPVISGQITRENVDDQAEALDELDGPVFAYCRSGARCTNLYGLIQQSKG, via the coding sequence ATGGAATACCGCCAGATCAGTGAAGACTATTCGGTCTCGGGCCAGATCCAGCCCGAGGACGTTGCCGCCATCAAGGAAGCCGGCTTCAAGAGCGTGATCTGCAACCGGCCTGATGATGAGCAGCCGGGACAGCCTTCGGCGGACACGCTCAAGGCCGCGGTCGAGGCCGCTGGCCTCGCCTTTCGCTACATTCCGGTGATCAGCGGCCAGATCACGCGAGAGAATGTCGACGACCAGGCCGAGGCGCTCGATGAGCTCGACGGCCCGGTGTTCGCCTATTGCCGCTCCGGAGCCCGCTGTACCAATCTGTACGGGCTGATCCAGCAGTCGAAGGGTTAA
- a CDS encoding Lrp/AsnC family transcriptional regulator: protein MDDARIDQFDRKIMALLQGDARLTNNDLSERVNLSASQCSRRRQRLEEDGYIKGYRAVLDRDKLGFSLVNVISVTLATHNRDNARRFGELVARLPEVQEAHALTGEMDYILKVVTPDLKSLSEFVNGVLLPHESVQHVKTAIVLETLKETGALPI, encoded by the coding sequence GTGGATGACGCGCGCATTGATCAGTTCGACCGCAAGATAATGGCGCTTTTGCAAGGCGACGCGCGGCTCACCAACAACGATCTCTCCGAGCGGGTGAACCTCTCTGCTTCGCAATGCTCGCGCCGCCGCCAACGGTTGGAGGAGGACGGCTACATCAAGGGCTATCGAGCGGTGCTCGACCGCGACAAGCTCGGTTTCTCGCTGGTCAACGTCATCTCGGTGACACTGGCCACCCACAATCGCGACAATGCGCGCCGCTTCGGCGAATTGGTGGCACGGCTGCCCGAGGTGCAGGAGGCTCACGCACTGACCGGCGAGATGGATTACATCCTGAAGGTCGTAACGCCAGACCTCAAATCACTGTCGGAATTCGTCAACGGCGTGCTCCTGCCGCACGAATCCGTGCAGCATGTGAAGACGGCGATCGTGCTGGAGACGCTGAAGGAGACCGGCGCGCTGCCGATTTAA
- the hppD gene encoding 4-hydroxyphenylpyruvate dioxygenase, whose translation MGPFPHDAPPATISKDNPAGTDGFEFVEFAHPEPQKLAELFTRMGYVAVARHRTKDITVWRQGDINYVVNAEPGSHAMKFADKHGPCAASMAWRMVDAKHAFEHAVSKGAMPYEGDDKALDVPAIVGIGGSLLYFIDSYGKKGSAYDAEFEWLGERDPKPQGVGFYFLDHLTHNVYRGQMDKWWDFYRNLFGFKQIHFFDIDGKITGLVSRAITSPCGKIRIPLNESKDETSQIAEYLKKYNGEGIQHIAVGTDEIYAATDKLAENGLKFMPGPPETYYDMSYDRVNGHDEPIERMKKHGILIDGEGVVDGGMTKILLQIFSKTVIGPIFFEFIQRKGDEGFGEGNFRALFESIEQDQIKRGVIKVQAAE comes from the coding sequence ATGGGTCCTTTCCCGCACGACGCCCCGCCCGCCACGATCAGCAAAGACAACCCCGCTGGCACCGACGGTTTCGAGTTCGTCGAATTCGCGCATCCGGAGCCGCAGAAGCTGGCCGAGCTGTTCACCCGCATGGGTTATGTCGCGGTAGCCAGGCATCGCACCAAGGACATCACCGTCTGGCGCCAGGGCGACATCAACTATGTCGTCAATGCCGAGCCCGGCTCGCATGCGATGAAATTCGCCGACAAGCACGGCCCCTGTGCTGCCTCGATGGCCTGGCGGATGGTCGATGCCAAGCACGCTTTCGAGCATGCCGTCTCGAAGGGCGCCATGCCTTACGAAGGCGACGACAAGGCGCTCGACGTGCCTGCTATCGTCGGCATCGGCGGCTCGCTGCTCTATTTCATCGACAGCTATGGCAAGAAGGGCTCGGCCTACGACGCTGAATTCGAGTGGCTCGGCGAACGCGACCCCAAGCCGCAAGGCGTCGGCTTCTATTTCCTCGACCACCTGACCCACAACGTCTATCGCGGCCAGATGGACAAATGGTGGGATTTCTACCGCAATTTGTTCGGTTTCAAGCAGATCCATTTCTTCGACATCGACGGCAAGATCACGGGCCTGGTCAGCCGGGCGATCACCTCGCCCTGCGGCAAGATCCGCATTCCGCTCAACGAGTCCAAGGATGAAACCAGCCAGATCGCCGAATATCTGAAGAAGTACAATGGCGAAGGCATCCAGCACATCGCGGTGGGAACCGACGAGATCTACGCCGCCACCGACAAGCTCGCGGAGAACGGGCTGAAATTCATGCCCGGCCCGCCCGAGACCTACTACGACATGTCGTATGACCGCGTGAACGGCCATGACGAGCCGATCGAGCGGATGAAGAAGCATGGCATCCTGATCGACGGCGAAGGTGTGGTCGACGGCGGCATGACCAAGATTCTTTTGCAGATCTTTTCGAAGACCGTGATCGGGCCGATCTTCTTCGAGTTCATCCAGCGCAAGGGCGACGAAGGCTTTGGCGAAGGCAATTTCCGCGCGCTGTTCGAATCGATCGAGCAGGACCAGATCAAGCGCGGTGTGATCAAGGTTCAGGCGGCAGAGTAA
- a CDS encoding type II toxin-antitoxin system Phd/YefM family antitoxin: MNVSIAEAKAKLSELISRAQAGEEIVLTRHGKIAARLVPPLGENLLPRIGALKGKIWIADDFDELGPEWDEYVK; the protein is encoded by the coding sequence ATGAATGTTTCCATTGCAGAAGCCAAGGCAAAACTGTCGGAACTGATCAGCCGTGCGCAAGCTGGCGAAGAGATCGTGCTTACACGTCACGGCAAGATCGCGGCTCGGCTGGTGCCACCGCTCGGCGAAAATCTCCTGCCCCGTATTGGCGCCTTAAAGGGCAAGATTTGGATAGCGGACGATTTTGACGAACTCGGTCCCGAATGGGACGAATACGTCAAATGA
- a CDS encoding type II toxin-antitoxin system VapC family toxin, whose translation MTAGSFLADTQIILWSIKDDPRLSEEHRAVLASDATVYASAASVWEIAIKRSIGKLDVPDDLPALLPRMQFQPLTITFQHAHVVGRLPRHHGDPFDRLLIAQAQVENLTILTADKQFALYDVALA comes from the coding sequence ATGACTGCCGGCTCCTTTCTTGCCGATACGCAAATTATCCTTTGGTCTATTAAGGACGACCCTCGACTCAGCGAGGAGCACCGGGCTGTCCTTGCATCGGACGCGACCGTTTACGCCAGCGCGGCAAGCGTTTGGGAAATCGCGATCAAGCGATCGATCGGCAAACTCGACGTTCCGGACGACCTGCCGGCGTTACTCCCGAGAATGCAATTCCAGCCGCTGACCATCACGTTTCAGCATGCGCATGTTGTCGGCCGCCTTCCCCGCCACCATGGCGATCCGTTCGACCGGCTGCTGATCGCCCAAGCGCAGGTCGAGAATCTCACCATCCTGACAGCGGACAAGCAATTTGCTCTCTATGACGTCGCGCTGGCATGA
- a CDS encoding DinB family protein, giving the protein MDLLDHLRRMAKNNLWSNDRLYRAVLALKPGEFEAERTNFFPSIKATLNHVLAVDHLYLDFLEDGRLGAAAYDDFVPFDAAPELYLAQLAADRRLIAFCDGLSKADLDRSVVTDRREDGMIPEKTGDILAHVFLHDIHHRGQVHAMLAGTSVAPPQLDEFLLDYDVKLRTAEVERLGL; this is encoded by the coding sequence ATGGACCTGCTGGATCATCTGCGTCGCATGGCGAAGAACAATCTCTGGTCGAACGACCGGCTCTATCGCGCCGTGCTTGCGCTGAAGCCCGGTGAATTCGAGGCCGAGCGCACCAACTTTTTCCCGTCGATCAAGGCAACGCTCAACCATGTCCTCGCGGTCGATCATCTCTATCTCGATTTTCTCGAAGACGGCCGCCTCGGTGCGGCTGCCTACGATGACTTCGTGCCTTTCGATGCCGCGCCCGAGCTTTACCTGGCTCAGCTTGCGGCCGACCGGCGGCTGATCGCCTTCTGCGATGGCCTGTCGAAGGCCGATCTCGATCGCAGCGTCGTCACCGACCGGCGCGAGGACGGCATGATCCCGGAAAAGACCGGCGATATCCTGGCGCACGTCTTCCTGCACGACATCCACCATCGGGGCCAGGTGCATGCCATGCTCGCGGGTACCTCCGTAGCACCGCCGCAGCTCGACGAGTTCCTGCTCGATTATGACGTTAAGTTGAGAACAGCGGAGGTCGAACGGCTGGGATTATGA
- a CDS encoding fumarylacetoacetate hydrolase family protein gives MKLATLKDGTRDGKLVVVSRDLTQYTDASFLARTLQAALDDWRRISPHLATIAESLENNALPAARFHEHDAHSPLPRAYQWADGSAYVNHVELVRKARGVEMPASFWTDPLIYQGGSDSFVAPRDPIRLADEAFGIDMEAEIAVIVDDVPMGASLEEARAAIRLVMLVNDVTLRALTGPELAKGFGFFQSKPSSAFSPVAVTPDELGDAWDGGKVNLPLLADINGKPFGRADAGVDMTFDFPALMAHAARTRPLVSGTIIGSGTVSNKLDGGPGKPVSAGGAGYSCIAEQRMIETIVSGEPKTPFLRFGDTVRIEMKDRSGHSIFGAIEQKVEKYQR, from the coding sequence ATGAAGCTTGCCACGCTGAAGGACGGAACACGCGACGGAAAACTCGTCGTCGTTTCGCGCGACCTGACGCAATACACCGACGCCTCGTTCCTGGCGCGCACGCTGCAGGCCGCACTCGACGACTGGCGCAGGATCTCGCCGCATCTCGCGACCATAGCGGAATCGCTGGAGAACAATGCGTTGCCGGCGGCTCGTTTTCACGAGCATGACGCGCATTCGCCGCTGCCGCGCGCCTATCAATGGGCCGACGGCTCGGCCTATGTGAACCATGTCGAACTGGTGCGGAAGGCGCGCGGCGTCGAGATGCCGGCAAGCTTCTGGACCGACCCGCTGATCTACCAGGGTGGCTCGGATTCCTTCGTTGCCCCGCGCGATCCGATCCGTCTAGCGGACGAGGCCTTCGGCATCGACATGGAAGCCGAGATCGCCGTCATCGTCGACGATGTGCCGATGGGCGCCAGCCTCGAGGAAGCGCGCGCCGCGATCCGGCTGGTCATGCTGGTCAACGATGTCACGCTGCGCGCGCTGACCGGGCCGGAACTGGCCAAGGGATTCGGCTTCTTCCAGTCGAAACCGTCCTCCGCCTTCTCTCCGGTCGCGGTGACGCCGGATGAGCTGGGCGATGCCTGGGACGGCGGCAAGGTCAATCTGCCGCTGCTTGCCGACATCAACGGCAAGCCGTTCGGCCGCGCCGATGCCGGTGTCGACATGACCTTCGATTTTCCGGCGCTGATGGCTCACGCCGCCCGCACAAGGCCGCTGGTGTCAGGCACCATCATCGGCTCGGGTACGGTGTCCAACAAACTCGACGGCGGCCCGGGCAAGCCGGTCTCTGCGGGCGGAGCCGGTTATTCCTGCATCGCCGAACAGCGCATGATCGAGACCATTGTGTCAGGCGAGCCCAAGACACCTTTCCTGCGCTTCGGCGACACCGTGCGCATCGAGATGAAGGACAGATCAGGGCATTCGATCTTCGGCGCCATCGAGCAGAAGGTCGAGAAATACCAGCGGTAG
- a CDS encoding MBL fold metallo-hydrolase, which produces MPDRLVLLGSKGGPALRPGGPWPSSTLLEIGGRAIVVDCGLGVTRGLVDAGVSLKALDLIFITHLHSDHVLELGPLIHTAWTAGLATPVTVFGPPGLGHYWRRFCQAMEFDIEIRIADEGRPDIRELVSVDEFGQGHVVEQRGLKVTALRVDHPPVTDCFALRFEHGGNSVVFSADTAFFPPLADFADGAAILVHEAMLEEGIERLVARTGNGARLREHLLASHSFAEEAGRIASDAGVKRLVLNHLIPADDTEIGEVDWIAAVRKTWAGDLTIARDGLVVELSGAKAASGEGTA; this is translated from the coding sequence ATGCCGGACCGGCTGGTGCTGCTCGGGTCGAAAGGCGGTCCGGCACTGCGGCCGGGCGGGCCGTGGCCGAGCTCGACGCTGCTCGAAATCGGCGGGCGAGCCATCGTCGTCGATTGCGGGCTCGGCGTGACGCGCGGTCTGGTCGATGCCGGTGTCAGCCTGAAGGCACTCGACCTGATCTTCATCACGCATCTGCATTCCGACCATGTGCTTGAACTCGGGCCGCTGATCCACACCGCATGGACGGCTGGCTTGGCGACGCCGGTCACCGTGTTCGGGCCGCCTGGGCTTGGCCACTACTGGCGGCGCTTTTGTCAGGCGATGGAATTCGACATCGAGATCCGCATCGCCGACGAGGGCCGCCCCGATATTCGCGAGTTGGTTTCTGTCGACGAATTCGGCCAAGGGCATGTGGTCGAGCAGCGCGGACTGAAGGTGACGGCACTGCGCGTCGACCATCCGCCTGTGACCGATTGCTTCGCCTTGCGCTTCGAGCATGGGGGAAACAGCGTGGTGTTCTCGGCCGATACTGCTTTCTTTCCGCCGCTGGCCGATTTTGCCGATGGCGCTGCTATCCTCGTCCATGAAGCCATGCTGGAAGAAGGCATCGAGCGGCTGGTTGCCAGAACCGGCAATGGCGCGCGGCTCAGGGAACATCTGCTCGCCAGTCACAGCTTTGCCGAGGAGGCAGGCCGTATCGCCAGCGATGCCGGCGTCAAAAGATTGGTGCTCAATCACCTCATTCCAGCCGACGATACCGAGATCGGCGAGGTCGACTGGATAGCCGCTGTCAGGAAAACATGGGCTGGCGACTTGACGATCGCTCGCGACGGCCTTGTTGTGGAGTTAAGCGGCGCCAAGGCCGCATCAGGAGAGGGAACCGCATGA
- the hmgA gene encoding homogentisate 1,2-dioxygenase has protein sequence MAFSYMPGFGNDFETETLPGSLPQGRNSPQRPAYGLYAEQLSGSPFTAPRGTNERSWLYRIRPSVKHTGRFKAASYPLWKSAPNVGDHELALGQYRWNPVPMPKEPTDFIKGMRTITTAGDVLGQTGMAAHVYVANRSMTDDHFFNADGELLIVPQVGSLRFITEMGVIELRPGEIAVLPRGLVFKVELVDAEVRGYVCENYGAKLTLPDRGPIGANCLANPRDFKTPCAWFEEKETPCRLIVKWCGNFHVTEIGHSPLDVVAWHGNYAPYKYDLASFSPVGALLFDHPDPSIFTVLTAPSGEEGTANIDFVIFPPRWLVAENTFRPPWYHRNIMSEFMGLIHGQYDAKEEGFVPGGISLHNLMLAHGPDAPGFEKASRADLKPVKLDNTMAFMFETRFPQMLTRYGAELETRQDNYIDCWADLKKRFNGTPEGDWS, from the coding sequence ATGGCCTTTTCCTATATGCCGGGTTTCGGCAACGACTTCGAAACCGAAACCTTGCCCGGCTCACTGCCGCAGGGACGCAACTCGCCGCAGCGGCCGGCCTACGGCCTCTATGCCGAGCAGCTTTCAGGCTCGCCCTTCACCGCGCCGCGCGGCACCAATGAGCGCTCCTGGCTCTATCGCATCCGGCCGAGCGTCAAGCACACGGGCAGGTTCAAGGCGGCGAGTTATCCCCTGTGGAAGAGCGCCCCCAATGTCGGCGACCACGAGCTGGCGCTTGGCCAGTACCGCTGGAATCCGGTGCCGATGCCGAAAGAGCCGACCGACTTCATCAAGGGTATGCGCACCATCACCACCGCCGGCGACGTGCTTGGCCAGACCGGCATGGCTGCCCATGTCTATGTCGCCAACCGCTCGATGACCGACGATCATTTCTTCAACGCCGACGGCGAGCTGCTGATCGTGCCGCAGGTGGGCAGCTTGCGCTTCATCACCGAGATGGGCGTCATCGAGCTTCGGCCCGGTGAAATCGCCGTGCTGCCGCGCGGCCTCGTCTTCAAGGTCGAACTGGTCGACGCCGAAGTGCGCGGCTATGTCTGCGAGAATTACGGCGCCAAGCTGACGCTGCCTGACCGCGGCCCGATCGGCGCCAATTGCCTGGCCAACCCGCGCGACTTCAAGACGCCTTGCGCCTGGTTCGAGGAGAAGGAGACGCCGTGCCGGCTGATCGTGAAATGGTGCGGCAATTTTCACGTCACCGAGATCGGCCATTCGCCGCTCGACGTCGTTGCCTGGCATGGCAACTACGCGCCCTATAAATATGATCTGGCGAGCTTTTCGCCGGTCGGTGCGCTGCTGTTCGATCACCCCGATCCGTCGATCTTCACCGTGCTGACGGCGCCGAGCGGCGAGGAAGGCACCGCCAACATCGATTTCGTCATCTTCCCGCCGCGCTGGCTGGTGGCGGAAAATACGTTCCGGCCGCCCTGGTACCATCGCAACATCATGAGCGAGTTCATGGGCCTGATCCATGGCCAGTACGACGCCAAGGAGGAAGGTTTTGTCCCCGGCGGTATCAGCCTGCACAATCTGATGCTGGCCCATGGCCCGGATGCGCCTGGCTTCGAAAAAGCCTCGCGCGCGGACCTGAAACCGGTCAAGCTCGACAACACCATGGCCTTCATGTTCGAAACCCGCTTTCCGCAGATGCTGACCCGCTACGGCGCCGAACTCGAAACCCGGCAGGACAATTACATCGATTGCTGGGCCGACCTGAAGAAGCGGTTCAATGGCACGCCCGAGGGCGACTGGTCTTGA
- a CDS encoding MarR family winged helix-turn-helix transcriptional regulator has product MDILELESFLPYRLYRLADAVSREFSKVYKDRHGLTRPEWRTLSGLGQRGTMTATELGEQSAMHKTKVSRAVAELERRRWLVRTPDENDRRVEHLTLTNAGLAAYREMVPLAQSFERELLAKLGVDERAAIVRGVAALERTLEEK; this is encoded by the coding sequence ATGGACATTCTCGAACTCGAAAGCTTTCTGCCCTACCGGCTCTACCGCCTTGCAGATGCGGTCAGCCGCGAATTCTCGAAGGTCTATAAGGACCGCCATGGCCTGACCCGGCCCGAATGGCGCACGTTGTCGGGATTGGGACAGCGCGGCACGATGACCGCGACGGAACTTGGCGAGCAGTCGGCCATGCACAAGACCAAGGTCTCGCGCGCCGTGGCTGAGTTAGAACGGCGGCGCTGGCTGGTACGAACACCTGACGAGAACGACCGCCGCGTCGAGCACTTGACGCTTACCAACGCCGGGCTTGCAGCCTATCGCGAGATGGTGCCGCTGGCGCAGAGTTTCGAGCGGGAACTGCTGGCGAAACTTGGCGTGGACGAACGTGCGGCGATTGTGCGTGGGGTGGCGGCGCTTGAGAGGACGTTGGAAGAGAAGTAG
- the tdh gene encoding L-threonine 3-dehydrogenase, with protein sequence MSNMMKALVKAKAEPGIWMEEVPVPEIGPNDVLIKIKKTAICGTDVHIYNWDQWAQKTVPVPMVTGHEFVGTVADFGAAVTEYKVGQRVSGEGHIVCGHCRNCRAGRGHLCRNTLGVGVNRPGAFGEYLAIPQHNVVPIPDDVPDEIAAIFDPLGNAVHTALSFDLVGEDVLVTGAGPIGIMGALVAQCVGARKVVITDINPVRLALAKKLGVQHVVDASQEKLRDVMPALGMTEGFDVGLEMSGAAPAFRDMIDTMNNGGKIAILGIAPTGFEIDWNKVIFKMLHLKGIYGREMFETWYKMIALVQGPLDVSALITHRIGIDDFQAGFDAMRSGSSGKVVMDW encoded by the coding sequence ATGTCGAACATGATGAAGGCACTGGTGAAGGCCAAGGCCGAACCGGGCATCTGGATGGAAGAGGTTCCGGTGCCGGAGATCGGCCCCAACGATGTGCTGATCAAGATCAAGAAGACCGCGATCTGCGGCACCGATGTCCACATCTACAACTGGGACCAGTGGGCGCAAAAGACGGTTCCTGTGCCGATGGTGACCGGCCACGAATTCGTCGGCACGGTAGCCGACTTTGGTGCCGCGGTCACCGAATACAAGGTCGGCCAGCGGGTGTCGGGCGAGGGACACATCGTCTGCGGTCATTGCCGCAACTGCCGCGCGGGCAGGGGACATCTATGCCGTAACACGCTCGGCGTCGGCGTCAACCGTCCGGGCGCCTTCGGCGAGTACCTGGCCATTCCCCAGCACAATGTGGTGCCGATCCCCGACGACGTGCCGGACGAGATTGCCGCGATCTTCGATCCCCTGGGCAATGCGGTCCACACGGCGTTGTCCTTCGATCTGGTCGGCGAGGATGTGCTGGTCACCGGCGCCGGACCGATCGGCATCATGGGCGCGCTGGTGGCGCAGTGCGTCGGCGCACGCAAGGTTGTCATCACCGACATCAACCCGGTGCGCCTGGCGCTGGCGAAGAAACTCGGCGTCCAGCATGTCGTCGACGCTTCGCAGGAGAAGCTGCGCGACGTCATGCCAGCACTCGGCATGACTGAAGGTTTCGATGTCGGGTTGGAGATGTCGGGCGCCGCACCTGCCTTCCGCGACATGATCGACACCATGAACAATGGCGGCAAGATCGCCATCCTCGGCATCGCCCCGACTGGTTTCGAGATCGACTGGAACAAGGTCATCTTCAAGATGCTGCACTTGAAGGGCATCTACGGCCGCGAGATGTTCGAGACCTGGTACAAGATGATCGCCCTGGTGCAGGGCCCGCTCGACGTCTCGGCGCTCATCACGCACCGCATCGGCATCGACGATTTCCAGGCCGGCTTCGATGCGATGCGCAGCGGCAGTTCCGGCAAGGTGGTGATGGACTGGTAA
- a CDS encoding glycine C-acetyltransferase, which translates to MTAAFLSHIDSELAGLKSAGLYKSERVISSMQSAEIEVGGEKVLNFCANNYLGLADSAELRAAAAQALDRYGYGMASVRFICGTQEEHKQLETTISSFLGLEDTILYGSCFDANGGLFETLLGEEDAIISDALNHASIIDGVRLSKAKRFRYANNDMADLEARLKEAKDCRFRLIATDGVFSMDGIIANLSGVCDLAEKYDAMVMVDDSHAVGFVGGNGRGSPEHCGVEGRVDIITGTLGKALGGASGGYTSGKKQVVDWLRQRSRPYLFSNTLMPAIAGASIKVFELIRNGDGLRERLYANAARFRSQMGKLGFTLAGADHPIIPVMLDDATLAQEMAARMLKRGIYVIGFSFPVVPKGQARIRTQMSAAHSSADIDRAVEAFGAVGRELGVIS; encoded by the coding sequence ATGACCGCAGCATTTCTCTCCCATATCGACAGCGAGCTTGCAGGGTTGAAATCCGCCGGGCTCTACAAGTCCGAGCGGGTGATTTCCTCGATGCAGTCGGCTGAGATCGAGGTCGGCGGCGAGAAAGTGCTGAACTTCTGCGCCAACAACTATCTCGGCCTTGCCGACAGCGCGGAGCTGCGCGCCGCGGCCGCGCAGGCGCTCGACCGCTACGGCTACGGCATGGCCTCGGTGCGCTTCATCTGCGGGACGCAGGAAGAACACAAGCAGCTCGAGACGACGATTTCATCGTTCCTCGGCTTGGAGGACACCATCCTCTACGGCTCCTGCTTCGACGCCAATGGCGGCCTGTTCGAGACGCTGCTTGGCGAGGAAGACGCAATCATTTCCGACGCGCTCAATCACGCCTCGATCATCGACGGCGTCCGGCTGTCAAAGGCCAAACGCTTTCGCTACGCCAACAACGACATGGCCGATCTCGAGGCACGCCTGAAGGAAGCCAAGGATTGCCGCTTCCGGCTGATCGCCACCGACGGCGTGTTTTCCATGGACGGCATCATCGCCAATCTCTCAGGCGTCTGCGACCTGGCCGAAAAATACGACGCCATGGTCATGGTGGATGACAGCCATGCGGTCGGCTTCGTCGGCGGAAACGGGCGCGGTTCGCCCGAGCATTGCGGTGTCGAGGGCAGGGTTGACATCATCACGGGCACGCTCGGCAAGGCGCTCGGCGGCGCTTCGGGCGGCTACACCTCGGGCAAGAAGCAGGTGGTCGACTGGCTGCGCCAGCGCTCGCGGCCTTATCTCTTCTCCAACACGCTGATGCCGGCGATCGCCGGCGCCTCGATCAAGGTGTTCGAGCTGATCCGCAATGGCGACGGATTGCGCGAGCGCCTATATGCCAATGCGGCGCGGTTCAGGTCCCAGATGGGCAAGCTTGGCTTCACGCTGGCCGGGGCCGACCATCCGATTATCCCGGTGATGCTGGACGATGCCACATTGGCGCAGGAGATGGCGGCGCGCATGCTGAAGCGTGGTATCTACGTCATTGGATTCTCATTCCCTGTGGTGCCGAAGGGCCAGGCCCGCATCCGCACCCAGATGTCGGCGGCGCACTCCAGCGCCGACATCGACCGGGCCGTGGAAGCGTTCGGAGCGGTCGGCAGGGAATTGGGCGTGATTTCCTGA